A single Bufo bufo chromosome 6, aBufBuf1.1, whole genome shotgun sequence DNA region contains:
- the LOC121004926 gene encoding D(1C) dopamine receptor, which yields MENLSIYNVTINVLNVELDVASKDLSLRALTGLLLSLLILSTLLGNTLVCLAVIKFRHLRSKVTNFFVISLAVSDLFVALLVMPWKAVTEVAGYWLFGKFCDTWIAFDIMCSTASILNLCIISLDRYWAIASPFRYERKMTQRVAFIMIGVAWTLSILISFIPVQLSWHKSQGTVGELNATNQTENCDSSLNRTYAISSSLISFYIPVVIMIGTYTRIYRIAQTQIRRISSLQKAVEHAQSCHPDCPHENSLKTSFRKETKVLKTLSIIMGVFVFCWLPFFVLNCIVPFCHIGLPGHSDPEPPCVSETTFSIFVWFGWANSSLNPVIYAFNADFRKAFTTILGCNRFCSSTNVEAVNFSNELVSYHHDTTFQKDIPVTFNSSQLPNVVTQDQEDLEGHCLDKVSIISNSHGNRSHKNVLLPVSVQFECEAEISLETITPFTSAGPLECHPHAVTDEDSQYTTKLY from the coding sequence ATGGAAAATCTCTCAATTTACAATGTCACAATCAATGTGTTAAATGTAGAACTAGATGTTGCCAGCAAGGACCTGAGCCTCCGGGCACTTACAGGCTTGTTATTGTCCTTGCTCATACTTTCTACTCTTTTAGGGAACACATTAGTATGTTTAGCTGTAATCAAGTTCAGACATCTCAGGTCCAAAGTGACCAACTTCTTTGTCATCTCTTTGGctgtgtcagatctgtttgttgctCTTCTGGTGATGCCATGGAAAGCAGTGACTGAGGTAGCAGGCTACTGGCTCTTCGGAAAGTTTTGTGACACCTGGATTGCCTTTGACATAATGTGCTCTACAGCTTCCATCCTGAACCTGTGCATCATTAGCTTGGACCGATATTGGGCAATTGCAAGTCCTTTCAGATATGAGAGAAAAATGACACAGAGGGTGGCTTTCATCATGATCGGTGTAGCATGGACATTATCAATCTTAATATCATTCATTCCAGTGCAGCTCAGCTGGCATAAATCTCAAGGGACTGTTGGAGAGCTTAATGCTACAAACCAGACAGAGAATTGTGACTCCAGCCTTAATAGGACATACGCCATATCTTCTTCTCTAATTAGCTTCTACATACCTGTGGTAATCATGATTGGGAcatatacaagaatatatagGATAGCTCAGACTCAGATCAGAAGGATCTCTTCACTGCAAAAAGCAGTAGAGCATGCTCAGAGTTGTCATCCTGATTGTCCCCACGAAAACTCACTAAAGACTTCCTTCAGGAAGGAAACTAAGGTCCTGAAAACATTGTCCATTATCATGGGGGTGTTTGTATTCTGCTGgctaccattctttgttctgaacTGCATAGTACCTTTCTGCCACATTGGTCTTCCAGGACATAGTGATCCAGAACCCCCATGTGTTAGTGAAACCACATTCAGCATATTTGTGTGGTTTGGTTGGGCCAATTCATCCCTCAACCCTGTCATTTATGCATTTAATGCAGATTTTAGAAAAGCATTCACCACCATACTGGGATGTAACAGATTCTGTTCCAGCACCAACGTGGAAGCTGTCAACTTCAGCAATGAGTTAGTGTCCTACCACCATGACACCACTTTTCAGAAAGATATCCCAGTCACTTTCAATAGCTCCCAGCTTCCCAACGTTGTGACTCAAGACCAAGAGGATTTGGAAGGGCATTGTTTGGACAAAGTATCTATCATATCCAATTCTCATGGAAACAGGAGTCATAAGAACGTGCTGTTACCTGTTAGTGTTCAGTTTGAATGTGAGGCAGAAATATCTTTGGAAACAATTACTCCGTTTACTTCTGCGGGACCCCTAGAATGTCATCCGCATGCAGTGACTGATGAGGACAGTCAATATACTACAAAACTATATTAG